From Verrucomicrobiota bacterium, one genomic window encodes:
- a CDS encoding redoxin domain-containing protein: MRSLILFLIFSVASAVAAEGPHFPVTEARDNLPLRGISDDAETFTLSNVDASVVVLVVFDLYCPVCQKSAPNMKRLAESIQGLATEIPVLGFGSGDTIFETQKFKDKFKLPFPCISDREKAVSAYYHVERTPSIIVLERSGDKGELSETYRNEGYLGREHVEQVVNLLKTNK; encoded by the coding sequence ATGCGATCTCTAATTCTGTTTCTAATATTTAGCGTGGCGTCCGCCGTAGCCGCGGAAGGGCCGCATTTTCCGGTTACGGAGGCGAGGGATAATCTACCCTTGCGTGGAATTTCTGACGATGCGGAGACCTTCACTCTGTCTAATGTGGATGCATCCGTCGTGGTTCTGGTCGTTTTCGATTTGTATTGTCCCGTATGCCAGAAGTCGGCCCCTAATATGAAACGACTAGCTGAATCGATCCAGGGGTTGGCAACGGAAATCCCGGTTCTCGGATTCGGATCGGGTGACACCATTTTTGAGACACAGAAATTTAAAGACAAATTCAAGCTTCCCTTTCCCTGTATCAGTGACCGCGAAAAGGCTGTTTCAGCTTACTACCATGTCGAACGCACTCCATCGATCATTGTTTTGGAACGTAGCGGTGATAAGGGCGAACTTTCTGAAACCTACCGGAACGAAGGTTACTTGGGGCGGGAACATGTTGAGCAGGTGGTTAATCTATTGAAAACGAATAAATGA